In Malus sylvestris chromosome 15, drMalSylv7.2, whole genome shotgun sequence, a single genomic region encodes these proteins:
- the LOC126601351 gene encoding DNA-directed RNA polymerases IV and V subunit 2-like, which yields MGASSDAKGDIGMSSKGESFTNGVDMDIDDSDYDDEHDYSTSLNDLGEGLLKNFCKEAATSFFNEYGLISHQINSYNDFIKNGIQRVFSSFGEIVVEPGYDPSKKGDNEWRYALVKFGTVTLGRPSFWGGSDNDKEYNMLPRHARLQNMTYCSKMKVNITVEVYNQRLVSSDKFKTGKERFLDKEILSTDTRDITVGSVPVMVKSDLCWMKDVEKGDCDFDHGGYFIIKGAEKTFIAQEQSCLKKLLITNNQGLTVAYRSEVKRHRLIIRLVGISKLENIEGVEKVLTVYFMSTEIPVWVWFFALGVSSDREVIDLIDYGSEDASILNILFASIRDADKATEKVDGGFRRGKNALKYVDDVIKKTAFPPGESIEECISLYLFPNLRGLKQKARFLGYMVKSLLQASAGRRKCDNRDDFRNKRLDLAGELLERELKAHIGHARRRMAKALQRDLYGDRVVRPIEHYLDASIVTNGISRAFSTGAWCHPFKRMERMSGVVANVGRANPLQTMIDMRKTRQQVQYTGKVGDARYPHPSHWGKVCFLSTPDGENCGLVKNLATTGLVSTNVLESLLPELSLCGMEKLVDDTSTSLQGKLKVFLNGDWLGVCEDSLSFVSELRRMRRRKKLPPQVEIKRDEKQGEVRVYSDAGRILRPLLVVENLNKIKAFKGGKYPFQYFLDKGIIELIGSEEEEDCSTAWGIRYLFMEEKGKSAVKYTHCELDMSFLLGLSCSIIPFANHDHARRVLYQAQKHSAQAIGFSTTNPNLRVDTLSHQLHYPQRPLFQTMTSDCLGKPGHQLGQNRVLPKPELHNGQNAIVAVNVHLGFNQEDSIVMNRASLERGMFRSEHIRSYKAEVDNKDSLEKRRKPDDCVNFGKMQSKFGRVDNLDEDGFPYVGANLQSGDIIIGRCSESGADHSIKLKHTERGMVQKVVLSSNDDGKNFAVVSMRQVRSPCLGDKFSSMHGQKGVLGFLESQENFPFTVQGIVPDIVINPHAFPSRQTPGQLLEAALGKGIASGGQKRYATPFSTLSVDDIAKQLHRAGFSRCGKERVYSGGTGQMVRSLIFMGPTFYQRLIHMSEDKVKFRNTGPVHPLTRQPVADRKRFGGIKFGEMERDCLIAHGASANLHERLFTLSDSSQVYICQKCEHVANVIQRSVEGGRKIRGPYCRNCNSADDLVKANVPYGAKLLCQELFSMGISLKFETRFS from the exons ATGGGGGCGTCGTCGGATGCCAAGGGAGATATCGGTATGAGCAGCAAGGGAGAAAGTTTTACAAATGGTGTTGACATGGACATCGACGATAGTGACTATGATGATGAACACGATTACTCGACTAGCCTTAACGACCTGGGGGAAGGACTTCTGAAGAATTTCTGTAAGGAAGCAGCAACATCATTCTTCAACGAGTATGGCCTCATTAGTCATCAAATCAACTCATACAACGACTTCATAAAAAATGGCATTCAAAGGGTCTTCAGTTCTTTTGGTGAGATTGTAGTTGAGCCTGGCTATGACCCGTCGAAGAAGGGAGATAACGAATGGCGCTATGCTTTAGTGAAGTTTGGGACTGTTACCCTTGGCAGGCCAAGTTTTTGGGGTGGTTCTGACAATGATAAGGAGTATAATATGTTGCCTAGGCATGCTCGACTTCAGAACATGACGTACTGCTCTAAGATGAAAGTGAATATCACCGTCGAG GTATATAATCAACGACTTGTCAGCAGCGATAAGTTTAAGACTGGAAAAGAACGATTTCTTGACAAGGAAATTTTAAGTACAGATACCAGAGACATTACAGTTGGTAGTGTCCCTGTGATGGTGAAGTCTGATTTATGCTGGATGAAGGACGTTGAGAAAGGTGACTGTGATTTTGATCATGGAGGCTATTTTATAATCAAGGGTGCAGAGAAG ACATTTATTGCACAAGAACAGAGTTGTCTGAAGAAACTTCTCATCACAAATAATCAGGGTCTGACAGTAGCATATAGGTCAGAGGTGAAGAGGCATAGGTTAATAATTAGACTAGTCGGAATTTCTAAACTTGAAAACATTGAAGGAGTAGAGAAAGTCCTTACTGTTTACTTCATGTCGACAGAAATCCCTGTGTGGGTGTGGTTTTTTGCGCTTGGCGTTTCATCAGATAGAGAAGTTATTGATCTGATTGATTATGGTAGTGAAGATGCCAGCATTTTGAACATACTTTTTGCCTCAATTCGTGATGCCGATAAAGCTACTGAAAAAGTGGATGGGGGCTTCCGTAGGGGGAAGAATGCCCTCAAATATGTGGATGATGTGATAAAGAAAACTGCATTTCCACCTGGGGAAAGCATCGAAGAGTGCATTAGCTTGTATCTTTTTCCCAATCTCAGAGGCCTAAAGCAAAAGGCTCGCTTTCTTGGGTATATGGTGAAATCCCTGTTACAAGCCTCCGCTGGTCGCAGGAAATGCGACAATAGGGATGACTTTAGGAACAAGAGGTTGGACTTGGCAGGTGAGCTTCTCGAACGAGAGCTAAAGGCGCATATTGGACATGCAAGGCGGCGCATGGCAAAGGCCTTGCAGAGAGACCTTTAtggtgatcgggttgtgcggccaatTGAACACTACCTAGATGCCTCCATAGTTACTAATGGCATCTCGAGAGCATTCTCAACTGGAGCATGGTGTCATCCCTTCAAGAGAATGGAGAGGATGTCTGGTGTAGTGGCTAATGTTGGGCGAGCGAATCCGCTGCAGACAATGATTGATATGCGGAAGACAAGGCAGCAGGTTCAATATACAGGGAAGGTTGGAGATGCAAGATACCC GCATCCTTCTCACTGGGGAAAAGTTTGCTTTCTCTCAACCCCAGATGGTGAGAATTGTGGGCTTGTAAAAAATTTGGCTACCACTGGATTAGTAAGTACAAATGTATTGGAATCTCTACTACCTGAATTGTCTCTCTGTGGAATGGAGAAATTGGTGGATGATACTTCTACCTCACTGCAAGGGAAGCTCAAAGTTTTTCTGAATGGGGACTGGCTTGGAGTTTGTGAAGATTCCCTCTCATTTGTCTCGGAACTCAGGAGGATGCGACGTAGGAAAAAGTTGCCACCTCAG GTGGAAATCAAAAGAGATGAAAAGCAAGGAGAAGTACGAGTATATTCTGATGCTGGAAGGATCCTACGCCCTCTCTTGGTAGTTGAGAATTTGAACAAGATAAAAGCATTTAAAGGGGGAAAGTATCCATTCCAGTATTTTCTTGACAAAGGAATAATCGAGCTTATTGGATctgaagaagaggaagactGTAGTACTGCATGGGGCATTAGATATCTGTTTATGGAAGAAAAGGGAAAATCAGCTGTAAAGTACACACACTGTGAGCTGGACATGTCATTCCTGTTGGGTTTAAGCTGTAGCATTATCCCATTTGCGAATCATGACCATGCAAGGAGGGTCCTCTACCAGGCCCAGAAGCACTCAGCGCAGGCTATTGGGTTTTCTACCACAAATCCTAACCTTCGAGTGGATACGCTGTCTCACCAACTGCACTACCCCCAGAGGCCACTTTTTCAGACAATGACGTCGGACTGCCTTGGCAAACCAGGACACCAACTGGGTCAAAACAGAGTTTTGCCAAAGCCCGAATTGCACAATGGTCAGAATGCGATTGTGGCAGTCAATGTTCACTTGGGATTCAACCAAGAAGATAGCATAGTAATGAACCGGGCATCATTGGAACGTGGTATGTTCCGATCTGAGCATATCAGAAGTTACAAGGCTGAGGTTGACAACAAGGACTCCTTGGAAAAAAGGCGGAAGCCTGATGATTGTGTCAATTTTGGCAAGATGCAGAGCAAGTTTGGCCGGGTTGACAATCTCGATGAGGACGGCTTTCCATACGTCGGTGCAAACTTGCAGAGTGGTGATATCATCATCGGGAGGTGCAGTGAATCAGGAGCTGATCATAGCATCAAACTGAAGCACACCGAAAGGGGAATGGTTCAGAAGGTTGTGCTTTCTTCTAATGATGACGGAAAGAACTTTGCTGTTGTTTCTATGAGACAG GTTCGCTCACCGTGTCTTGGAGACAAGTTCTCGAGCATGCATGGGCAAAAGGGGGTTCTAGGTTTTCTGGAGTCCCAAGAGAACTTCCCTTTCACGGTACAGGGGATAGTTCCAGATATTGTTATAAATCCCCATGCATTTCCGTCAAGACAAACTCCTGGTCAACTCTTAGAAGCTGCTTTAGGGAAGGGAATCGCCTCTGGTGGTCAGAAGAGATATGCCACCCCGTTCTCTACTCTCTCTGTCGATGACATCGCAAAACAACTGCATAG GGCTGGATTTTCAAGATGCGGAAAAGAGAGAGTATACAGTGGTGGCACCGGTCAGATGGTTCGTTCCCTCATATTCATGGGCCCCACCTTTTATCAGCGCCTGATTCACATGTCTGAAGACAAAGTAAAGTTCCGGAACACTGGGCCAGTCCACCCTCTCACCCGTCAGCCAGTGGCAGATCGGAAGCGATTTGGAGGGATCAAGTTTGGAGAAATGGAACGTGACTGCCTAATAGCACACGGAGCTTCAGCAAACTTACATGAGCGCCTCTTCACTCTCAGTGACTCCTCCCAGGTGTACATCTGCCAGAAATGCGAACACGTAGCTAATGTGATCCAACGGTCAGTCGAAGGAGGACGTAAGATCAGGGGTCCGTACTGCCGGAATTGCAATTCTGCAGATGATCTTGTGAAGGCAAACGTCCCGTATGGAGCGAAGTTACTGTGCCAGGAGCTGTTCAGCATGGGGATCAGTTTGAAATTCGAGACCCGGTTTTCTTAA
- the LOC126601352 gene encoding uncharacterized protein LOC126601352 isoform X1: MKVDRSHRRITAAAVISLVLLLSLSLLPATESSSQCKAWLVQSIPTDMPALRRVPGVLSTADVLEWLAKNSTERLDVIAQYWQLIAQPEDPRSGDFGYSKEDLQRFGAQEGASVYGAIDDAANRNVSIRLLSHSGVYPDYTTEPSNLASGRPNVKNVTLLFSKWWGSGVVHAKVWISDRQDVYIGSANNDWKSLTQVKELGIYLVGCPKIARNVETYFENLWTLASLDPTTHTTTVSDKQWQVNRQVPCWSHFLDSKGRCSSPLPRSVETHHVAGYPILNDPYMFKLPLQTPGYNASSLQPQSSYLSFAPPELTFGRYQADEQAWIETIHSVRSGGTVRISTMDWLGQSQYTNPTVYWSSLSSAISEVVFSKKATVKILVAYWAHFINGTDQYLKSLLYSNVLCSSSTYNHCAGKVEIKYYVVPGFNLTGPATANGTDTRNIYPGYTRVNHGKYAVSDVRAHIGTSNLIWDYFYTTAGVSFGTYNPAIVSQLQEVFNADWDSPYAVPVEELGEEKLLVSEEVRESERKKLSLSSHSLFCSAKLCPIRRRPGPGYGGGKS; this comes from the exons ATGAAAGTCGATCGCAGTCACAGAAGAATCACCGCCGCCGCCGTGATTTCACTCGTCTTGTTACTCAGTCTCTCTCTGCTGCCCGCCACTGAATCTTCATCCCAATGCAAAGCGTGGCTCGTCCAATCCATCCCCACCGACATGCCGGCTCTCCGCCGCGTCCCCGGCGTCCTCTCCACCG CGGATGTGTTGGAATGGCTGGCGAAGAACTCGACGGAGAGACTGGACGTAATTGCTCAGTACTGGCAGCTAATTGCGCAGCCTGAAGATCCTCGTTCCGGGGATTTTGGGTACTCGAAAGAGGATTTGCAGAGGTTTGGAGCTCAGGAAGGTGCTTCTGTTTATGGCGCCATAGACGATGCTGCTAATCGCAATGTTTCCATCAG GCTACTATCCCACTCTGGTGTGTATCCCGACTATACCACAGAGCCATCCAACCTTGCTTCAGGAAGGCCAAATGTAAAGAATGTGACTTTGTTGTTTAGTAAATGGTGGGGGTCCGGCGTAGTCCATGCCAAAGTCTGGATATCAGATCGCCAAGACGTGTATATTGGATCCGCAAACAATGACTGGAAATCTCTTACACAA GTGAAGGAACTTGGAATTTATCTCGTTGGTTGTCCGAAAATAGCAAGAAACGTTGAGACCTACTTTGAAAACCTATGGACACTTGCATCTCTTGATCCTACAACTCATACGACAACTGTTTCAGATAAGCAGTGGCAGGTTAACAGACAAGTTCCTTGCTGGTCACACTTCTTGGATTCTAAAGGGCGGTGTAG TTCACCTCTTCCTCGATCGGTGGAGACTCACCATGTAGCAGGATACCCTATACTGAACGATCCCTACATGTTCAAATTGCCACTGCAGACTCCTGGGTATAATGCTTCAAGCTTGCAGCCTCAGTCCAGCTATCTCTCTTTTGCTCCACCAGAG TTGACATTTGGTAGGTACCAGGCTGATGAACAGGCTTGGATAGAGACTATTCATTCTGTAAGAAGTGGAGGAACGGTTCGGATTAGTACCATGGACTGGCTTGGTCAGTCCCAGTATACGAACCCAACGGTTTACTGGTCATCCCTCTCCTCTGCAATATCTGAG GTTGTATTCTCAAAGAAAGCAACAGTGAAAATATTGGTAGCATACTGGGCACATTTTATCAATGGCACAGACCAGTACCTAAAATCTCTTCTCTACTCCAACGTCCTTTGCTCTTCGTCTACGTATAACCATTGCGCTGGGAAAGTTGAGATCAAGTACTATGTAGTCCCGGGTTTCAATTTGACCGGACCTGCCACTGCCAATGGTACTGACACCAGAAACATATACCCCGGTTACACCAGGGTCAACCACGGAAAGTATGCAGTCAGCGACGTTCGAGCTCACATAGGCACGAGCAATCTCATTTGGGATTACTTTTATACAACAGCTGGTGTCAGCTTTGGTACATACAACCCTGCCATTGTTTCTCAGCTTCAAGAAGTTTTCAACGCCGACTGGGATTCCCCCTATGCCGTGCCAGTTGAAGAGCTGGGAGAAG AGAAATTATTAGTCTCCGAGGAAGTACGTGAGTCGGAGAGgaagaagctctctctctcctcacatAGCCTTTTCTGCTCAGCCAAGCTATGCCCAATACGACGACGTCCAGGAcctg GTTACGGTGGAGGGAAGAGCTAA
- the LOC126601352 gene encoding uncharacterized protein LOC126601352 isoform X2 produces MKVDRSHRRITAAAVISLVLLLSLSLLPATESSSQCKAWLVQSIPTDMPALRRVPGVLSTADVLEWLAKNSTERLDVIAQYWQLIAQPEDPRSGDFGYSKEDLQRFGAQEGASVYGAIDDAANRNVSIRLLSHSGVYPDYTTEPSNLASGRPNVKNVTLLFSKWWGSGVVHAKVWISDRQDVYIGSANNDWKSLTQVKELGIYLVGCPKIARNVETYFENLWTLASLDPTTHTTTVSDKQWQVNRQVPCWSHFLDSKGRCSSPLPRSVETHHVAGYPILNDPYMFKLPLQTPGYNASSLQPQSSYLSFAPPELTFGRYQADEQAWIETIHSVRSGGTVRISTMDWLGQSQYTNPTVYWSSLSSAISEVVFSKKATVKILVAYWAHFINGTDQYLKSLLYSNVLCSSSTYNHCAGKVEIKYYVVPGFNLTGPATANGTDTRNIYPGYTRVNHGKYAVSDVRAHIGTSNLIWDYFYTTAGVSFGTYNPAIVSQLQEVFNADWDSPYAVPVEELGEVFLFYGLREIISLRGST; encoded by the exons ATGAAAGTCGATCGCAGTCACAGAAGAATCACCGCCGCCGCCGTGATTTCACTCGTCTTGTTACTCAGTCTCTCTCTGCTGCCCGCCACTGAATCTTCATCCCAATGCAAAGCGTGGCTCGTCCAATCCATCCCCACCGACATGCCGGCTCTCCGCCGCGTCCCCGGCGTCCTCTCCACCG CGGATGTGTTGGAATGGCTGGCGAAGAACTCGACGGAGAGACTGGACGTAATTGCTCAGTACTGGCAGCTAATTGCGCAGCCTGAAGATCCTCGTTCCGGGGATTTTGGGTACTCGAAAGAGGATTTGCAGAGGTTTGGAGCTCAGGAAGGTGCTTCTGTTTATGGCGCCATAGACGATGCTGCTAATCGCAATGTTTCCATCAG GCTACTATCCCACTCTGGTGTGTATCCCGACTATACCACAGAGCCATCCAACCTTGCTTCAGGAAGGCCAAATGTAAAGAATGTGACTTTGTTGTTTAGTAAATGGTGGGGGTCCGGCGTAGTCCATGCCAAAGTCTGGATATCAGATCGCCAAGACGTGTATATTGGATCCGCAAACAATGACTGGAAATCTCTTACACAA GTGAAGGAACTTGGAATTTATCTCGTTGGTTGTCCGAAAATAGCAAGAAACGTTGAGACCTACTTTGAAAACCTATGGACACTTGCATCTCTTGATCCTACAACTCATACGACAACTGTTTCAGATAAGCAGTGGCAGGTTAACAGACAAGTTCCTTGCTGGTCACACTTCTTGGATTCTAAAGGGCGGTGTAG TTCACCTCTTCCTCGATCGGTGGAGACTCACCATGTAGCAGGATACCCTATACTGAACGATCCCTACATGTTCAAATTGCCACTGCAGACTCCTGGGTATAATGCTTCAAGCTTGCAGCCTCAGTCCAGCTATCTCTCTTTTGCTCCACCAGAG TTGACATTTGGTAGGTACCAGGCTGATGAACAGGCTTGGATAGAGACTATTCATTCTGTAAGAAGTGGAGGAACGGTTCGGATTAGTACCATGGACTGGCTTGGTCAGTCCCAGTATACGAACCCAACGGTTTACTGGTCATCCCTCTCCTCTGCAATATCTGAG GTTGTATTCTCAAAGAAAGCAACAGTGAAAATATTGGTAGCATACTGGGCACATTTTATCAATGGCACAGACCAGTACCTAAAATCTCTTCTCTACTCCAACGTCCTTTGCTCTTCGTCTACGTATAACCATTGCGCTGGGAAAGTTGAGATCAAGTACTATGTAGTCCCGGGTTTCAATTTGACCGGACCTGCCACTGCCAATGGTACTGACACCAGAAACATATACCCCGGTTACACCAGGGTCAACCACGGAAAGTATGCAGTCAGCGACGTTCGAGCTCACATAGGCACGAGCAATCTCATTTGGGATTACTTTTATACAACAGCTGGTGTCAGCTTTGGTACATACAACCCTGCCATTGTTTCTCAGCTTCAAGAAGTTTTCAACGCCGACTGGGATTCCCCCTATGCCGTGCCAGTTGAAGAGCTGGGAGAAG TTTTTCTATTTTACGGTTTAAGAGAAATTATTAGTCTCCGAGGAAGTACGTGA
- the LOC126604590 gene encoding BTB/POZ domain-containing protein NPY1-like isoform X2 produces the protein MVDFPGGPKSFEICAKFCYGMTVTLNAYNVVAARCAAEYLEMTEGVDHSNLIYKIEVFLNSSIFRSWKDSIIVLQTTKPLLSWSEDLKIAGRCIDSIASKTSVDPANITWSYTYNRKLAEPDKIIEEGMNYRDKFEKVPRDWWVEDICELDIDLYKRVIIAVKSKGRMDGSVIGEALKTYAVRWLPDSVDALVSDEHALRNKSLVETIICLLPSDKGMGCSSSFLLKLLKVSILVGADKSLREELVKRISLKLHEARVGDLLIPARSPQITIYDVELVQSVVRQYVMHEKYKWDLDVVEKNEKGTDTFILGHGSLLGVGRLVDGYLAEIAHDPNLNLSSFVELSQSVPESARPIHDGLYKAIDIYLKEHPNLTKAERKRICALMDVKKLTVEASMDAAQNEQLPLRVVVQVLFFEQIRSAASVQALNNHPSDTSLSTTNLDEECDKIAEENCKPLGKQMSQMKVTEEFQKNTKLAKNNSKNSRSGGAQLLPSRSRRIFDKLWSVGKGHVENKSSETSGSSHSPTSNVPGDSKSVSSSRHRRYSIS, from the exons ATGGTTGATTTTCCTGGTGGGCCAAAATCCTTTGAAATTTGTGCAAAGTTTTGCTATGGAATGACTGTTACTCTCAACGCTTACAATGTTGTGGCTGCTCGATGTGCTGCTGAGTATCTGGAAATGACTGAGGGTGTTGATCACAGTAACCTAATATACAAAATTGAGGTGTTCCTTAACTCAAGCATCTTCCGTAGCTGGAAAGATTCCATTATTGTGCTACAAACCACTAAACCTCTTCTGTCGTGGTCTGAAGATCTGAAGATTGCTGGAAGATGCATAGACTCAATTGCTTCTAAAACATCTGTAGACCCTGCCAACATCACTTGGTCCTACACATATAACAGAAAATTAGCAGAGCCTGATAAAATTATTGAAGAAGGGATGAATTATCGAGACAAATTTGAAAAAGTTCCAAGGGATTGGTGGGTTGAAGACATATGTGAGCTGGATATTGATCTCTACAAACGAGTTATTATTGCTGTGAAATCGAAGGGAAGAATGGATGGCAGTGTTATTGGGGAGGCTCTGAAGACTTATGCGGTTAGATGGTTGCCAGATTCTGTTGATGCACTGGTTTCGGATGAACACGCCTTGAGGAACAAATCTCTGGTAGAAACAATTATTTGCTTATTGCCGTCTGACAAAGGTATGGGTTGTTCATCCAGTTTCTTGCTGAAACTTTTGAAAGTTTCTATTTTGGTTGGAGCAGACAAGTCGTTGAGGGAGGAGTTGGTGAAGAGGATcagtttgaagttgcatgaagCTCGTGTAGGTGATTTATTGATCCCCGCACGATCTCCTCAAATTACTATATATGACGTTGAGTTGGTTCAGTCTGTTGTGAGACAGTATGTGATGCATGAAAAGTATAAGTGGGATTTGGATGTTGTCGAGAAGAATGAAAAGGGGACTGATACTTTTATATTAGGGCATGGATCGTTGTTGGGTGTTGGTAGACTGGTCGATGGGTATCTTGCGGAAATTGCACATGACCCAAATCTTAACCTCAGTAGTTTCGTAGAGTTGTCACAATCAGTTCCCGAGTCAGCCAGGCCAATTCACGATGGGTTGTACAAAGCCATTGACATCTACCTGAAG GAGCACCCTAATTTGACAAAGGCTGAAAGGAAAAGAATATGCGCATTGATGGACGTCAAGAAACTTACAGTGGAGGCATCGATGGATGCTGCACAGAACGAGCAGCTCCCACTTCGAGTCGTTGTTCAAGTTCTCTTCTTTGAGCAGATAAGATCTGCTGCTAGCGTTCAAGCCCTTAACAACCATCCCAGTGACACTTCACTTTCCACAACAAATTTGGACGAGGAATGTGACAAGATAGCAGAAGAAAACTGCAAGCCGTTGGGAAAACAGATGAGCCAAATGAAGGTAACTGAAGAGTTCCAGAAGAACACAAAACTGGCAAAGAACAACAGCAAAAACAGCCGAAGTGGTGGTGCGCAATTGCTTCCATCTAGGTCAAGGAGAATCTTCGATAAATTGTGGTCTGTGGGGAAGGGGCATGTAGAGAACAAGAGCTCCGAGACATCCGGGAGTTCTCATAGTCCAACTTCAAATGTTCCTGGTGATTCAAAGTCGGTTTCATCTTCGAGACACAGGAGGTATTCCATCTCGTAA
- the LOC126604590 gene encoding BTB/POZ domain-containing protein NPY1-like isoform X1, whose translation MKFMKLGSKSDAFQADGKFIRYVSSELQTDVVINVGEVKFYLHKFPLLSKSNRLQKLVSKANEDSEEIDMVDFPGGPKSFEICAKFCYGMTVTLNAYNVVAARCAAEYLEMTEGVDHSNLIYKIEVFLNSSIFRSWKDSIIVLQTTKPLLSWSEDLKIAGRCIDSIASKTSVDPANITWSYTYNRKLAEPDKIIEEGMNYRDKFEKVPRDWWVEDICELDIDLYKRVIIAVKSKGRMDGSVIGEALKTYAVRWLPDSVDALVSDEHALRNKSLVETIICLLPSDKGMGCSSSFLLKLLKVSILVGADKSLREELVKRISLKLHEARVGDLLIPARSPQITIYDVELVQSVVRQYVMHEKYKWDLDVVEKNEKGTDTFILGHGSLLGVGRLVDGYLAEIAHDPNLNLSSFVELSQSVPESARPIHDGLYKAIDIYLKEHPNLTKAERKRICALMDVKKLTVEASMDAAQNEQLPLRVVVQVLFFEQIRSAASVQALNNHPSDTSLSTTNLDEECDKIAEENCKPLGKQMSQMKVTEEFQKNTKLAKNNSKNSRSGGAQLLPSRSRRIFDKLWSVGKGHVENKSSETSGSSHSPTSNVPGDSKSVSSSRHRRYSIS comes from the exons ATATGTGTCGTCTGAACTGCAAACGGATGTTGTTATTAATGTTGGGGAAGTGAAGTTTTACCTTCACAAG TTCCCTCTCTTGTCCAAGAGCAATCGCCTGCAAAAACTAGTATCAAAAGCCAATGAGGATTCTGAAGAAATTGACATGGTTGATTTTCCTGGTGGGCCAAAATCCTTTGAAATTTGTGCAAAGTTTTGCTATGGAATGACTGTTACTCTCAACGCTTACAATGTTGTGGCTGCTCGATGTGCTGCTGAGTATCTGGAAATGACTGAGGGTGTTGATCACAGTAACCTAATATACAAAATTGAGGTGTTCCTTAACTCAAGCATCTTCCGTAGCTGGAAAGATTCCATTATTGTGCTACAAACCACTAAACCTCTTCTGTCGTGGTCTGAAGATCTGAAGATTGCTGGAAGATGCATAGACTCAATTGCTTCTAAAACATCTGTAGACCCTGCCAACATCACTTGGTCCTACACATATAACAGAAAATTAGCAGAGCCTGATAAAATTATTGAAGAAGGGATGAATTATCGAGACAAATTTGAAAAAGTTCCAAGGGATTGGTGGGTTGAAGACATATGTGAGCTGGATATTGATCTCTACAAACGAGTTATTATTGCTGTGAAATCGAAGGGAAGAATGGATGGCAGTGTTATTGGGGAGGCTCTGAAGACTTATGCGGTTAGATGGTTGCCAGATTCTGTTGATGCACTGGTTTCGGATGAACACGCCTTGAGGAACAAATCTCTGGTAGAAACAATTATTTGCTTATTGCCGTCTGACAAAGGTATGGGTTGTTCATCCAGTTTCTTGCTGAAACTTTTGAAAGTTTCTATTTTGGTTGGAGCAGACAAGTCGTTGAGGGAGGAGTTGGTGAAGAGGATcagtttgaagttgcatgaagCTCGTGTAGGTGATTTATTGATCCCCGCACGATCTCCTCAAATTACTATATATGACGTTGAGTTGGTTCAGTCTGTTGTGAGACAGTATGTGATGCATGAAAAGTATAAGTGGGATTTGGATGTTGTCGAGAAGAATGAAAAGGGGACTGATACTTTTATATTAGGGCATGGATCGTTGTTGGGTGTTGGTAGACTGGTCGATGGGTATCTTGCGGAAATTGCACATGACCCAAATCTTAACCTCAGTAGTTTCGTAGAGTTGTCACAATCAGTTCCCGAGTCAGCCAGGCCAATTCACGATGGGTTGTACAAAGCCATTGACATCTACCTGAAG GAGCACCCTAATTTGACAAAGGCTGAAAGGAAAAGAATATGCGCATTGATGGACGTCAAGAAACTTACAGTGGAGGCATCGATGGATGCTGCACAGAACGAGCAGCTCCCACTTCGAGTCGTTGTTCAAGTTCTCTTCTTTGAGCAGATAAGATCTGCTGCTAGCGTTCAAGCCCTTAACAACCATCCCAGTGACACTTCACTTTCCACAACAAATTTGGACGAGGAATGTGACAAGATAGCAGAAGAAAACTGCAAGCCGTTGGGAAAACAGATGAGCCAAATGAAGGTAACTGAAGAGTTCCAGAAGAACACAAAACTGGCAAAGAACAACAGCAAAAACAGCCGAAGTGGTGGTGCGCAATTGCTTCCATCTAGGTCAAGGAGAATCTTCGATAAATTGTGGTCTGTGGGGAAGGGGCATGTAGAGAACAAGAGCTCCGAGACATCCGGGAGTTCTCATAGTCCAACTTCAAATGTTCCTGGTGATTCAAAGTCGGTTTCATCTTCGAGACACAGGAGGTATTCCATCTCGTAA